One Yoonia sp. BS5-3 genomic window carries:
- a CDS encoding GspMb/PilO family protein: MSEFIFQNPRAVRRFGTMLIIGVSVLIILIALMIWNFTAQRFANIDELNATIARAEQLSNASRANSAQVSFYQNETPQLSQSEMQSDMQDLAQQYQVRLEVIRADQIEQVQGNVRMALTLNGVVPENQLGGYLQNLAAHEPMVIVDNINLRRARGTRNNEERLLAIQLKLSGFSTQ, encoded by the coding sequence ATGAGCGAGTTTATTTTCCAAAACCCCCGCGCTGTCCGCCGGTTTGGCACCATGCTGATCATCGGCGTATCCGTCTTGATCATCTTAATCGCGCTGATGATCTGGAACTTCACGGCCCAGCGCTTTGCCAATATCGATGAGTTGAACGCGACAATTGCCCGCGCCGAACAATTGTCGAACGCGTCGAGGGCAAACAGCGCCCAAGTCAGTTTTTATCAAAATGAAACACCCCAGTTGTCGCAATCTGAAATGCAAAGCGACATGCAGGATCTTGCACAGCAATATCAGGTTAGGCTTGAAGTTATTCGTGCCGATCAGATCGAGCAAGTGCAGGGCAATGTTCGTATGGCGCTTACACTGAACGGCGTTGTTCCAGAAAATCAATTGGGCGGTTATTTACAGAACTTAGCTGCGCATGAACCCATGGTTATTGTCGATAATATCAACCTGCGCCGCGCCCGTGGTACCCGAAATAACGAAGAACGGCTTTTGGCCATTCAGCTTAAGCTTAGCGGGTTTTCGACACAATGA
- a CDS encoding ActR/PrrA/RegA family redox response regulator transcription factor: MNTDGLDLGDDKSLLLVDDDEAFLRRLAKAMEKRGFEVETAGSVAAGTAIATARPPAYAVVDLRLEDGNGLDVVEKLRARRPESRIVVLTGYGAIATAVAAVKIGATDYLAKPADATDVTNALLAGADTLPPPPENPMSADRVRWEHIQRVYELCDRNVSETARRLSMHRRTLQRILAKRSPR, from the coding sequence ATGAATACCGACGGTTTGGATCTGGGTGACGATAAAAGTCTGCTTCTTGTCGATGACGACGAAGCGTTCTTGCGCCGCTTGGCAAAAGCGATGGAGAAACGCGGGTTTGAGGTCGAAACGGCCGGGTCTGTTGCGGCGGGAACAGCCATCGCGACTGCGCGCCCGCCGGCCTATGCGGTCGTCGATCTGCGTCTTGAAGACGGAAATGGGCTGGACGTTGTTGAAAAACTGCGCGCGCGCCGCCCGGAAAGCCGCATCGTGGTTTTGACAGGATACGGAGCAATCGCGACAGCCGTAGCGGCCGTGAAAATCGGTGCGACCGATTACCTGGCGAAGCCAGCTGATGCAACTGATGTGACAAACGCACTTCTTGCTGGCGCCGACACGCTTCCACCGCCCCCGGAAAACCCGATGAGCGCTGACCGCGTGCGTTGGGAACACATCCAGCGCGTATACGAACTCTGCGATCGAAACGTGTCCGAGACCGCGCGGCGTCTGTCGATGCACCGGCGGACATTGCAACGGATTTTGGCTAAGCGCAGCCCGCGCTAA
- the tsaE gene encoding tRNA (adenosine(37)-N6)-threonylcarbamoyltransferase complex ATPase subunit type 1 TsaE yields MITAGTTISLPDESDTREFAGRIAAILQPGDTLLLEGDIGSGKTAFSRAVIRARLGQQEDVPSPTFTLVQTYHAPDGDIWHCDLYRLTAPDEVLELGLDEAFETSICLIEWPDRLGDDIPDNALRLGFTADNNTHSVTLHMTNRWADRLHNVAF; encoded by the coding sequence ATGATCACCGCAGGCACGACCATTTCTCTTCCAGATGAAAGCGACACCAGAGAATTCGCCGGAAGGATTGCCGCGATCTTGCAGCCCGGCGATACATTATTGCTGGAGGGGGATATCGGCAGTGGCAAAACCGCGTTTTCGCGCGCGGTTATTCGCGCCCGACTTGGTCAACAGGAAGATGTCCCCTCACCGACTTTTACCCTGGTTCAGACATACCACGCACCTGATGGTGATATCTGGCATTGCGATCTGTATCGCCTGACCGCCCCCGACGAAGTGCTGGAGCTGGGTTTAGACGAGGCTTTTGAAACGTCAATCTGTTTGATCGAATGGCCTGATAGGCTTGGCGATGATATCCCTGATAATGCTCTAAGGCTTGGGTTTACCGCGGATAACAACACACATTCAGTGACGTTGCATATGACTAACAGATGGGCTGACAGGTTGCACAATGTCGCATTCTGA
- a CDS encoding PAS-domain containing protein: protein MSFGLSELIILGVIATIGAAGLFTLLLRMDNRRTRPNLQLGRAGDGPVFLFQDKDLIDATPDALAMIAPHVQKMSEYEATLHVLGAHFINLEDVLAAHDKGHVRVDGEHPNALSMHIEREGPVLRIAVTDEVSNGPTKVTDMLEHDVRLAELSMMRELTKHTPQLIWQENGNGRLIWANQAYLSFSDRLRTGIETVTPTWPSKSVFPDLTDATAHAGSTSRRVAVTLPDKSAEHWFDVTTVAQQNGFLHFATDANAAVRADRQRHNFVQTLGKTFAELSTGLAIFDKRRQLAMFNPALHELTRLPIEFLSSRPSIDTVLDRLRETRILPEPKNYASWREQFTALEAEAREGTYCEVWELPDGQTYRITGRPHPDGAFALLFEDISAEISLTRRFRSDIETGQAVLDTLGDAIAVFSSTGSLVMSNKAYADLWDTAEPSYHDQRALQTELETWRGRCTPTRMWSEMRDFIYGSGTRKTWADDAILDDGRHIRCHANPIAGGMTMVRFDFAPPKTPVISKLTMSDPALLSAKR, encoded by the coding sequence ATGTCATTTGGTTTATCAGAACTGATAATTTTAGGTGTGATCGCCACGATCGGCGCTGCCGGGTTATTTACCCTGTTACTGCGCATGGACAATCGCAGAACCAGACCAAATCTACAGCTTGGTAGGGCCGGGGACGGACCAGTTTTTCTATTTCAAGACAAAGATCTGATTGATGCCACCCCGGATGCGTTGGCGATGATTGCGCCCCATGTTCAAAAGATGTCTGAATATGAAGCCACGCTGCATGTCTTAGGTGCCCACTTTATCAACCTGGAGGATGTTCTTGCGGCCCACGACAAAGGTCATGTCCGTGTTGACGGTGAACACCCCAATGCCCTGTCGATGCATATCGAAAGGGAGGGTCCTGTTCTTCGTATAGCTGTGACTGACGAGGTTTCGAATGGACCAACTAAAGTAACAGACATGCTGGAGCATGATGTTCGCCTTGCTGAACTTTCAATGATGCGTGAGCTGACAAAGCATACACCCCAATTGATTTGGCAAGAGAACGGTAATGGCCGTTTGATCTGGGCAAATCAGGCATATCTTAGTTTTTCGGATCGCTTGAGAACAGGCATTGAAACTGTAACGCCGACCTGGCCCAGCAAATCCGTCTTTCCTGATCTGACAGACGCAACAGCGCATGCCGGCTCTACAAGTCGCCGTGTTGCTGTAACACTGCCGGACAAATCTGCCGAGCATTGGTTTGACGTGACAACTGTGGCCCAGCAAAACGGGTTTCTTCATTTCGCCACCGATGCCAACGCTGCCGTACGCGCAGACCGGCAAAGGCACAATTTTGTTCAGACCCTTGGTAAGACATTTGCCGAACTTTCGACCGGTCTTGCGATTTTCGACAAGCGCCGTCAGCTGGCCATGTTTAACCCAGCTTTGCATGAACTGACCCGGCTTCCGATTGAATTTCTCAGCAGCAGACCAAGTATCGACACTGTCCTGGATCGTCTCCGCGAAACACGCATTTTGCCGGAGCCCAAAAACTATGCCAGTTGGCGCGAACAATTCACAGCGCTCGAAGCTGAAGCCAGAGAAGGGACCTATTGTGAGGTTTGGGAATTACCCGATGGACAGACTTATCGCATCACCGGAAGGCCCCATCCCGATGGTGCATTCGCACTTCTGTTTGAAGATATCAGCGCAGAAATATCCTTAACACGTAGGTTTCGTTCAGATATTGAGACCGGCCAAGCCGTTCTGGATACATTGGGCGATGCAATCGCTGTTTTTTCCAGTACTGGTTCGCTGGTTATGTCCAATAAAGCCTATGCTGATCTTTGGGACACCGCAGAACCGAGTTATCACGATCAACGTGCGCTTCAAACGGAGTTGGAAACCTGGCGTGGCCGCTGCACGCCAACGCGAATGTGGTCCGAAATGCGGGATTTCATCTACGGCTCGGGCACACGAAAAACATGGGCTGATGACGCTATTCTTGATGATGGCAGACATATCCGGTGTCATGCCAATCCCATCGCCGGCGGCATGACGATGGTCCGCTTTGACTTCGCACCACCGAAAACACCCGTGATCAGCAAACTGACGATGTCCGACCCTGCGCTCTTAAGTGCAAAACGCTGA
- a CDS encoding phosphotransferase — protein MSHSDREAVIENFLAQSRWVGWARRPIVADASARSYTRLEKEGASVILMDAPPNQVDNTEQFIAVAKYLSECGLNPPRILAQELADGILVLSDLGQLDFAEWLRSKPDDAAELYKAAIDILIRLESCRPPTDLTRLTPELGADMIAVTGECYAQGPIRDLQNELLQALRQFAYDADTFALRDFHAENLIWRPDQTGTARVGLLDFQDAIVAPCGYDLVSLLRDARRDTDPDFVQDMLQYYFDKTGKDQGFRTQLACLGIQRNLRILGIFARLATVMNKPRYIDLIPRVWYNIQQDLDHAALANLRDAINDTLPFPDHDFLESLRQ, from the coding sequence ATGTCGCATTCTGACCGTGAAGCCGTGATTGAAAATTTCTTAGCACAGTCAAGGTGGGTAGGCTGGGCGCGCAGACCCATCGTGGCAGATGCATCCGCACGTAGCTATACCCGGCTTGAAAAAGAAGGTGCATCAGTCATCCTAATGGATGCACCACCCAATCAGGTCGACAATACCGAACAGTTCATCGCGGTTGCAAAATACCTATCCGAATGCGGACTTAATCCGCCACGCATCCTGGCCCAAGAACTGGCAGATGGTATTCTTGTGCTTAGTGATCTGGGCCAATTGGACTTTGCCGAATGGCTTCGATCGAAGCCTGATGATGCGGCGGAACTATATAAAGCGGCAATCGACATATTGATTAGGTTGGAAAGCTGCCGTCCCCCCACCGATCTGACCCGACTGACCCCGGAGCTGGGTGCTGACATGATTGCGGTCACCGGGGAGTGTTATGCCCAAGGCCCAATCCGTGACTTGCAAAACGAATTGCTACAGGCCTTGCGCCAATTTGCGTACGATGCCGACACATTCGCATTGCGCGATTTTCATGCTGAAAATCTGATTTGGCGGCCGGATCAAACGGGTACGGCACGCGTCGGGTTACTCGATTTTCAAGACGCTATTGTTGCGCCTTGCGGATATGATCTTGTCTCATTGCTACGCGATGCGCGCCGAGATACCGATCCTGATTTTGTCCAAGACATGCTACAGTATTATTTCGACAAAACTGGGAAAGATCAGGGCTTTCGAACGCAGCTCGCCTGTTTGGGCATACAGCGAAACCTTCGAATCCTTGGCATCTTTGCGCGGCTGGCCACCGTCATGAATAAGCCCCGCTATATCGATCTGATCCCACGCGTTTGGTATAATATTCAGCAAGACTTAGATCACGCTGCATTGGCTAATCTGCGTGATGCAATTAACGACACTCTACCATTCCCTGATCATGATTTCCTGGAAAGCCTACGACAATGA
- a CDS encoding PilN domain-containing protein: protein MTQTDDQSSKPSSVRKSVNTLTKYVNLASAGLAMLNAPRRIPTKAPPPEVIVRDKGFAIRIDEDVTEFDDPNTLAAELRELPEKRLDVIFHGRTALDLSFTIPNAPFSDLEAMIDAELAYRSPFQRDQCVWFWRAKETETLDWQVEAAIVLNASIDWVIAAFKETGKTINLARRTAPDGTTKLAVYPSWLTPLRRLKGPRTVGESIRKVPPSLRAPAIALIILLISAVALFAVQSTQNSSVSAQASAANAQIAQRAAEAARVQALKELRDEGAARSALVGSLAGLLPDDVWLEQLTIEDDRMTITGYAPSAAEVTRLLSTLDALSDIQFGSPVTRDNTQNQERFRIDATLTGNLG from the coding sequence ATGACGCAAACTGATGATCAGTCATCCAAACCATCTTCGGTCCGTAAATCTGTCAACACACTGACAAAATACGTAAATCTGGCCTCAGCCGGTTTGGCAATGCTGAACGCACCACGCCGAATCCCGACCAAAGCACCCCCACCAGAAGTCATCGTCAGAGATAAGGGTTTTGCGATCCGTATTGATGAAGATGTCACCGAGTTTGATGATCCAAACACGCTTGCGGCAGAGTTGCGGGAACTGCCTGAAAAACGTTTAGATGTCATCTTTCACGGCCGTACCGCCCTTGATCTAAGCTTTACTATTCCAAACGCCCCGTTCAGTGATCTGGAAGCCATGATCGACGCCGAACTCGCCTACAGGTCACCATTTCAGCGTGATCAATGCGTCTGGTTTTGGCGCGCCAAGGAAACGGAAACACTTGATTGGCAGGTTGAGGCGGCCATCGTTTTGAATGCTTCTATCGATTGGGTGATCGCAGCATTTAAGGAAACCGGAAAGACAATCAACCTCGCCAGACGTACCGCACCTGATGGCACAACAAAGCTAGCAGTCTATCCCAGCTGGCTAACGCCACTGCGCCGCTTAAAGGGCCCGCGCACCGTCGGCGAAAGCATTCGCAAAGTACCCCCGTCCCTGCGCGCGCCTGCGATTGCATTGATCATTCTTCTCATCTCGGCCGTTGCCTTGTTTGCAGTGCAATCGACGCAGAACAGTTCTGTGTCTGCCCAGGCGTCGGCTGCGAATGCCCAGATTGCACAGCGCGCCGCTGAAGCCGCCCGTGTCCAAGCCTTGAAAGAATTGCGAGACGAAGGCGCTGCACGAAGCGCGCTGGTTGGCAGCCTTGCAGGTCTTTTGCCAGATGACGTATGGCTTGAGCAGTTAACTATTGAAGACGACCGCATGACCATTACGGGCTACGCCCCCTCTGCTGCCGAAGTCACCCGGTTGCTTTCAACACTGGATGCCTTATCCGATATCCAGTTTGGCTCTCCGGTAACGCGCGATAACACGCAAAACCAAGAACGCTTTCGCATCGATGCCACGCTGACGGGGAATTTGGGATGA
- the regB gene encoding sensor histidine kinase RegB produces the protein MQATEIQLFQEQKRSNWVRLRTLMTLRWFAIIGQAIAVFAAIKVYHLQINVGLPAVVIGGSVAANIFCFFAYPENRRLSEREGFVWLIFDIVQLSFLLFLTGGLNNPFAMLIMAPVTIAATVLHRSSTIVLGVLALLLLSLISRYHIPIVTADGAILSLPVLFQFGFWVALMISVVFLAIYARQVTTEMHTMGEALVATQLALAREQKLTDLGGVVAATAHELGTPLATIKLVSSELMEELSDHPDLIEDAELIRSQADRCRDILHSMGRAGKDDLHLKHAPIETVLRDAAEPHLDRGKEVIFDITPGDDGEPSQPAIPRRPEIIHGLRNLIQNAVDFARSEVAVSAIWSPEQITIRIADDGRGFPQSVIGRIGEPYVKRRRLSEDGPRRPGYDGMGLGLFIAKTLLERSGATLTFANGASGGAVIDVVWPRDVLSPVASEQTPALGENQPNDPWT, from the coding sequence ATGCAAGCCACCGAAATCCAGCTATTCCAAGAACAAAAGCGCAGTAACTGGGTCCGTTTGCGCACCCTGATGACCCTGCGTTGGTTTGCGATTATCGGGCAGGCTATCGCCGTCTTCGCGGCGATCAAAGTTTATCATTTACAGATCAATGTTGGCCTTCCGGCCGTCGTCATTGGCGGTTCGGTGGCCGCGAATATCTTTTGCTTTTTTGCCTATCCCGAAAATCGGCGTCTGTCGGAACGCGAAGGCTTTGTTTGGCTGATTTTTGATATCGTTCAGCTAAGCTTTTTGCTGTTTTTGACAGGTGGGCTAAACAACCCGTTTGCGATGCTGATCATGGCGCCAGTGACAATCGCAGCGACGGTGCTTCATCGCAGCAGTACCATCGTTCTGGGTGTGCTCGCGCTGCTGTTGCTCAGCCTGATCAGCCGATATCACATCCCTATCGTAACCGCGGATGGTGCGATCCTGTCCTTGCCTGTCCTGTTTCAATTTGGATTTTGGGTCGCGTTGATGATTAGTGTCGTTTTTCTGGCGATCTACGCACGGCAGGTCACAACCGAAATGCACACCATGGGTGAAGCGCTGGTCGCAACCCAGCTTGCATTGGCGCGGGAACAGAAGTTGACGGATCTGGGCGGCGTTGTCGCAGCGACAGCCCATGAGCTTGGCACGCCGCTCGCTACAATCAAGCTGGTCAGTAGCGAGTTGATGGAAGAGCTCTCTGACCATCCGGACCTGATTGAGGACGCAGAGTTAATCCGCAGCCAAGCAGATCGATGCCGCGATATCCTGCATTCGATGGGCCGAGCGGGGAAAGATGATCTCCACCTCAAGCATGCCCCGATCGAAACTGTCCTGCGTGATGCGGCGGAACCGCATCTGGACCGGGGCAAAGAGGTTATTTTTGATATCACACCCGGCGATGATGGCGAACCTTCACAACCTGCGATTCCCCGTCGACCCGAGATCATTCATGGGCTGCGCAATTTGATTCAGAATGCCGTAGACTTTGCGCGTTCAGAGGTCGCCGTCTCGGCCATATGGTCACCTGAACAGATTACTATTCGTATCGCAGATGATGGGCGCGGGTTCCCCCAATCAGTGATTGGCCGCATTGGTGAACCTTATGTCAAACGCCGCCGCCTATCCGAAGATGGGCCCAGACGGCCCGGTTATGACGGGATGGGTCTGGGTCTGTTCATTGCAAAGACCTTGCTCGAACGATCTGGCGCCACGTTAACTTTTGCCAATGGCGCATCAGGAGGTGCTGTTATCGATGTTGTCTGGCCGCGTGATGTGCTTTCACCCGTCGCATCGGAACAAACACCCGCCCTTGGTGAAAACCAGCCCAACGATCCCTGGACGTAA
- a CDS encoding nucleotidyltransferase family protein: MNAPILFFAAGLGTRMGVLVKDKPKPLVKVAGRALIDHALDLAEIPQVERRVVNIHYRANMITEHLRNRAVVFSDETTQLLETGGGLKKAIPALKGNPVLTMNTDAVWKGPNPIKFLLESWKDHMEALLVLVPKDRAVGHSGRGDFNILDNGQLERAPGPVYTGLQMIRTDCFANIEETAFSMNVVWDQIAARGGLFGCLYDGGWCDVGQPDSIPLAEAMLDV, encoded by the coding sequence ATGAATGCACCCATTTTGTTCTTTGCAGCGGGTTTGGGGACCCGTATGGGTGTGCTTGTCAAAGATAAGCCAAAACCTTTGGTCAAAGTTGCTGGCCGCGCCTTGATTGATCACGCGCTGGATCTTGCTGAAATCCCCCAAGTGGAACGACGCGTTGTGAACATCCACTATCGCGCCAATATGATCACGGAGCATTTGCGCAACCGGGCTGTCGTTTTCTCGGATGAAACGACACAATTGCTTGAAACCGGTGGTGGGTTAAAAAAGGCAATCCCTGCACTAAAAGGGAACCCTGTGCTGACCATGAATACAGATGCCGTTTGGAAAGGGCCGAACCCGATCAAGTTTCTTTTGGAGTCTTGGAAAGATCACATGGAAGCCCTGCTTGTCCTTGTACCAAAGGATCGGGCAGTCGGTCATTCAGGCCGTGGTGATTTTAACATCTTGGACAATGGGCAGCTGGAGCGCGCGCCAGGCCCCGTTTATACAGGCCTGCAGATGATCCGTACCGACTGCTTTGCCAACATAGAAGAGACTGCGTTTTCAATGAACGTTGTTTGGGACCAAATCGCAGCGCGAGGTGGCCTATTTGGCTGCCTTTATGATGGCGGTTGGTGTGACGTTGGCCAACCTGATAGCATCCCACTCGCCGAAGCGATGCTAGATGTTTGA